The nucleotide sequence AAGTAGATTTATATGAAAAGAACCAACAAATAGGTGGCAGGATGAATCAGATCAAGCAAGATGGATTTACATTTGATATAGGACCAACCATCGTAATGATGCCTGAGATTTATCGAGACGTTTTTAATTACGCTCAAAAAAATATGAATGATTACTTGGAAATTAAACAATTATCACATATATATGATGTTTA is from Sporolactobacillus pectinivorans and encodes:
- a CDS encoding phytoene desaturase family protein, whose translation is MKIAVIGGGVSGLASASRLAANGHQVDLYEKNQQIGGRMNQIKQDGFTFDIGPTIVMMPEIYRDVFNYAQKNMNDYLEIKQLSHIYDV